The Clostridioides sp. ES-S-0010-02 genome window below encodes:
- a CDS encoding 4Fe-4S binding protein, producing MSNKKKKYANILENECVACGSCIKVCPRRAISVPYGISAKIDKDLCVGCGICKKVCPASVIEIITILKEEEGKCHE from the coding sequence ATGTCTAATAAAAAAAAGAAGTATGCAAATATTTTAGAAAATGAGTGTGTAGCCTGTGGTAGCTGTATAAAAGTCTGTCCAAGGAGAGCTATCTCAGTACCATATGGTATTAGTGCAAAAATTGATAAAGACTTATGTGTTGGATGTGGTATTTGTAAGAAGGTATGTCCAGCATCTGTGATTGAGATTATAACAATATTAAAAGAGGAAGAAGGTAAGTGTCATGAATAA
- a CDS encoding transcriptional regulator, producing MLELEEIIELLEEHNIEVSIPKELHKYNLLEYLKLCQQSGGTYFYIKTVEGALKEARNELMIKLFNGKNYMELARMFDMSVINVRYIVRKK from the coding sequence ATGTTAGAATTAGAGGAAATCATAGAATTGCTTGAAGAACACAATATAGAAGTGAGTATTCCAAAGGAGTTACATAAGTATAATTTATTGGAGTATCTGAAATTGTGTCAACAAAGTGGGGGAACATATTTTTATATTAAGACAGTGGAGGGTGCTTTAAAAGAGGCTAGAAATGAGCTTATGATTAAATTGTTTAATGGAAAAAATTATATGGAATTAGCTAGAATGTTTGATATGAGTGTTATTAATGTCAGGTACATTGTTAGAAAAAAATAG
- a CDS encoding AAA family ATPase has protein sequence MVKSKAVEIEQAILGTIILDNKLNYKLDDLNENMFMNSTCIEIFKIMKELRKENIIIDVATVKSKIDEKSLAIKMSSLTSVITWGQTFGIDGYIKILKENLARRSINQNCQRLLEGINFGENIDTCIYKFENNIRKILDKDTYENDDVHSIAEKVLDFLESKKDVGFKFGISLLDSTIGGLFKGELTTIAAKSGVGKTALALQIMLNSAKQGKKTLFISREMTSEQVFMRNICKITGVSTRNMKSKEISKSDWKLIVNAIGDLRENNLIYINDKIDTISAIRKRIRQIKPDLLIVDYVQLLTSQKSMEKREREVATFSRELKSMTLDFDIPIIQLSQLNDEMKDFRPYGDRPMRDSKAIYHDSNNVVYIHQLKGSDYEEAVKDIGESEELVRESEYRGIKIVDLIVAKCRDGQTRHKHFCYYGDRLHFQELNY, from the coding sequence ATGGTTAAATCAAAAGCTGTTGAAATAGAGCAGGCTATTTTAGGCACAATTATTTTAGACAATAAATTAAACTACAAACTAGATGACTTAAATGAAAATATGTTTATGAATTCTACATGCATTGAAATATTTAAAATCATGAAAGAACTTAGAAAAGAAAATATAATAATTGATGTAGCAACTGTAAAATCAAAGATAGATGAGAAATCTTTAGCAATTAAAATGAGTAGTTTAACTAGTGTAATTACATGGGGTCAAACTTTTGGTATTGATGGTTATATAAAAATTTTAAAAGAAAACTTAGCAAGAAGAAGCATAAATCAAAATTGTCAAAGACTCTTGGAAGGCATAAACTTTGGAGAAAATATTGATACTTGCATCTATAAATTTGAAAATAATATAAGAAAAATCTTGGACAAAGATACTTATGAAAATGATGATGTACATAGCATAGCAGAAAAAGTCCTTGATTTTTTAGAAAGTAAAAAGGATGTTGGATTTAAGTTTGGGATAAGTTTACTTGATTCGACTATAGGAGGTCTTTTTAAAGGAGAGCTAACGACAATAGCAGCTAAATCAGGGGTTGGAAAGACTGCTTTAGCTCTTCAAATAATGTTAAATTCGGCCAAGCAAGGGAAAAAGACTCTATTTATAAGTAGAGAAATGACAAGTGAGCAAGTGTTTATGAGAAATATATGCAAGATAACAGGAGTAAGTACAAGAAATATGAAATCTAAAGAGATAAGTAAAAGTGATTGGAAACTAATTGTAAATGCAATAGGGGATTTACGTGAGAATAACTTAATTTATATAAATGACAAGATAGACACAATCAGTGCAATTAGAAAGAGGATAAGGCAAATAAAGCCAGACTTATTAATTGTTGATTATGTGCAACTTCTTACATCTCAAAAAAGTATGGAAAAAAGAGAAAGAGAAGTAGCCACTTTTTCTAGAGAATTAAAAAGTATGACTTTGGATTTTGATATACCAATAATTCAGTTAAGTCAATTAAATGATGAAATGAAAGATTTTAGACCTTATGGAGATAGACCTATGAGGGATAGTAAAGCCATCTACCACGATAGCAACAATGTGGTTTATATACATCAATTAAAAGGGAGTGATTATGAAGAAGCAGTAAAAGATATAGGAGAAAGTGAGGAATTAGTTAGAGAATCAGAGTACAGGGGAATTAAGATTGTTGATTTAATAGTTGCGAAGTGTAGGGATGGACAGACTAGGCATAAGCATTTTTGTTATTATGGGGATAGGTTGCATTTTCAAGAACTAAATTATTAG